In Stigmatopora argus isolate UIUO_Sarg chromosome 17, RoL_Sarg_1.0, whole genome shotgun sequence, the following are encoded in one genomic region:
- the LOC144091553 gene encoding uncharacterized protein LOC144091553 isoform X1: MGCCFSKEASPARTGERSGLLRDPGADLIGDSVEEVRRQAVAVAQHVRLEDEEEEEEDVGQKNVRVGGSHQEEKAVIRHAAAPSGPVVSGEPAPYMEVLSQSPARQNIAENATRRAQWFTQKILQPESCWAPEASPRSELSSSSGQDGVPFQSGKSIVATTPSQDFQARTRRFYSICAIDTNDLERDQGSQGGTSACPGLSGTASPLTFLSRQLLNTPPPPPPTDARVDAQMARGSSQVSVPSLTNAEDDDSMSSPVFQSPKEVRFCSEADLAEQKNEDGETCSLVTENGGLPEDQVFQPKPKQSTSPIPWKKSSSSQLDAHLNLTESSASPEAQSFKETPGSFQENQLDHLQYSTAVNPSPKEIHSFPEPQKPDVREHPDKAEDQPSRPRRDGNAKACGEVQVPRPEDEDDSSDIQTSKETLAPFQENRSEDVQSSRSAGDHLNHVPRSHSSRNPEEAHTGATLSQVSPPPVLSSDPREGESLEPPLEVEDPSTEVSPPVVSAHHSSPGWCPESDSEAALINLLDSNILTFEGTDFDGPKCPMEGTGTSVGGPPIDRAQMAPAAPEEDSKTFDDVSSEADQLDVHALMPSYEIHFTAGEDGETASDPLRQDADPSAYRAWAVSGVEDGPRAWLPTPDETAVVALRPDAVLLGAFPYSTVLPPPGPCEWAWHAGPPQVTLNPDAEVWTGCGYDYPQHTWLHIPNELQHEPTEIPSLFFPRPSPECGGSPPDPGLPVGPDLATEGEAQHLAAGDSAPSEPDAGVAVEQLRSVLEICLSREHLAKDSYLQSQMDDEQYVPIATLADLHAVKVLGADSQLVADVVQTLPWVQMSPCQQKVRPNHSQYLLILREIPSSTPRQEVEALLSVEKLPDFLSCEFVSSDNWFVTFASEADAYQAYKYLREEVRVFQGKPIMVRMKAKSTTFTSHVTPNGFGPPNVLADYQTSFLPPDAYPPLYEFAYPAWSGSGYSDRGESLEPDGVTTAAYFRPPIPRRRWRTSRPPGGADQFRSHKNSAEDVLEAVGANWRPGRAWSGSRGVGANHRRGGKSAPAPHSPGGRFVNGGPRRRENPYPAANAGEGLNKRPPPRPPTPIELGVSNFPPLDAKKTSPPAESSPDAAEDHDGEASQKLSYAAICQKTPVKEK, encoded by the exons ATGGGTTGCTGCTTCAGCAAGGAGGCCTCGCCGGCCCGGACCGGCGAGAGGAGCGGCCTACTTCGCGACCCCGGCGCCGACCTCATCGGCGACAGCGTGGAAGAAGTCCGCCGGCAGGCCGTCGCCGTGGCGCAACACGTGCGCctggaagatgaagaagaagaagaagaggacgtCGGTCAGAAGAATGTCCGGGTGGGGGGTTCTCACCAGGAGGAGAAGGCTGTCATCCGCCACGCCGCGGCGCCCTCGGGCCCAGTCGTGAGCGGCGAGCCGGCGCCCTATATGGAGGTGCTCAGCCAGAGCCCGGCCCGTCAGAACATCGCGGAGAACGCCACGCGCCGAGCGCAGTGGTTCACGCAGAAGATTCTTCAGCCGGAGAGTTGTTGGGCCCCCGAGGCGTCCCCCCGTTCCGAGTTGTCATCCAGCTCGGGGCAGGATGGGGTTCCCTTCCAAAGCGGAAAGTCGATTGTCGCCACAACGCCGAGTCAGGACTTCCAAGCGCGTACTCGGAGGTTTTATAGCATCTGCGCTATTGACACCAACGACCTTGAACGCGACCAAGGCAGTCAGGGCGGAACATCTGCGTGTCCCGGCCTATCGGGGACAGCTTCACCTCTAACTTTTCTATCTCGGCAGCTTCTCaacacgccgccgccgccgccaccgaccGACGCTCGGGTCGACGCGCAGATGGCGAGAGGAAGCTCGCAAGTCAGCGTGCCGTCGCTGACGAACGCGGAAGACGACGACTCGATGTCCTCGCCGGTTTTTCAAAGTCCCAAAGAAGTCCGTTTCTGTTCCGAAGCGGACCTGGCCGAGCAGAAGAACGAGGATGGAGAAACGTGTTCCCTAGTGACAGAAAATGGCGGCCTTCCCGAAGACCAGGTCTTCCAGCCaaagccaaaacagtccactTCGCCCATCCCGTGGAAGAAGTCTTCTTCTTCTCAACTCGATGCCCATTTAAATCTGACAGAGTCAAGTGCATCTCCAGAAGCCCAAAGCTTCAAAGAAACACCTGGCAGCTTCCAGGAAAACCAGTTGGACCACCTCCAGTATTCAACCGCAGTTAATCCAAGTCCCAAAGAAATCCATTCCTTTCCAGAACCTCAAAAACCAGATGTCAGGGAGCACCCCGACAAGGCCGAAGACCAGCCTTCACGGCCGAGACGTGACGGGAACGCAAAGGCGTGCGGGGAAGTCCAAGTTCCTCGACCGGAGGACGAAGACGACTCTTCAGATATCCAAACCTCAAAGGAAACTCTTGCCCCCTTCCAGGAGAACCGATCCGAAGACGTCCAAAGTTCGCGGTCGGCCGGTGACCATCTCAACCACGTCCCTCGTTCCCATTCGAGCCGCAATCCCGAAGAAGCCCACACCGGCGCGACTCTTTCACAAGTGTCCCCGCCTCCCGTCCTCTCGAGCGACCCCCGTGAAGGCGAAAGTTTAGAACCTCCTCTAGAGGTTGAAGATCCGAGCACAGAGGTCAGTCCGCCGGTCGTCTCCGCGCACCATTCGAGTCCCGGATGGTGTCCTGAGTCGGACTCGGAGGCGGCGCTGATAAATCTTCTCGATTCCAACATCTTAACGTTCGAGGGGACGGACTTTGATGGCCCGAAATGTCCAATGGAAGGGACGGGGACTTCGGTGGGCGGACCTCCGATCGACCGAGCGCAAATGGCCCCCGCTGCTCCAGAAGAGGATTCCAAAACTTTTGATGACGTCTCGTCGGAAGCGGACCAGCTGGACGTCCACGCGCTGATGCCGTCCTACGAGATCCACTTCACGGCGGGCGAAGACGGCGAAACGGCGTCGGATCCTCTGCGACAAGACGCCGACCCCTCGGCGTACCGCGCCTGGGCGGTCTCCGGCGTTGAGGATGGCCCCCGGGCGTGGCTCCCGACCCCCGACGAGACGGCCGTGGTGGCCCTGCGGCCCGACGCGGTTCTGCTGGGGGCCTTCCCGTACAGTACCGTCCTGCCTCCTCCTGGTCCCTGCGAGTGGGCCTGGCACGCGGGGCCCCCTCAGGTG ACCCTGAATCCGGACGCGGAGGTCTGGACCGGATGCGGCTACGACTACCCGCAACACACGTGGCTGCACATCCCGAACGAGCTGCAACATGAGCCCACTGAAATACCCTCGCTTTTTTTCCCACGCCCTTCGCCCGAATGCGGCGGTTCCCCTCCAGACCCAGGTCTGCCGGTAGGCCCGGACCTGGCAACCGAGGGCGAAGCTCAGCACCTGGCAGCGGGGGACTCGGCCCCGTCGGAACCGGACGCCG GTGTCGCCGTGGAGCAGTTGAGGTCCGTTCTGGAGATTTGCCTGAGCAG GGAGCACCTGGCCAAGGACTCGTACCTGCAGTCTCAGATGGACGATGAGCAGTACGTTCCCATAGCGACGCTGGCCGACCTCCACGCCGTCAAGGTCCTCGGCGCCGATTCGCAGCTGGTCGCCGATGTCGTTCAAA CTCTACCATGGGTCCAGATGTCACCGTGCCAGCAGAAAGTGCGTCCCAACCACAGCCAATACCTCCTCATCCTACGGGAGATCCCCAGCAGCACCCCTCGCCAGGA GGTGGAGGCGCTCCTCAGCGTCGAGAAGCTCCCCGACTTTTTGAGCTGCGAGTTCGTCAGCAGCGACAACTGGTTCGTCACCTTCGCGTCGGAGGCCGACGCCTACCAG GCCTACAAGTACCTGCGAGAGGAGGTCCGGGTGTTCCAGGGGAAGCCCATCATGGTCAGGATGAAAGCCAAATCCACCACCTTCACGTCCCACGTGACCCCAAACGGCTTCGGCCCGCCCAACGTCCTCGCCGATTACCAGACTTCCTTTTTGCCTCCCGACGCCTACCCGCCGCTTTACGAATTCGCCTACCCCGCTTGGTCCGGATCGGGGTACTCGGACCGCGGCGAG TCGCTAGAGCCCGACGGCGTGACGACGGCGGCTTACTTCCGACCTCCGATCCCGCGCCGGAGATGGAGGACCTCCAGGCCTCCGGGCGGCGCCGATCAATTCAGGAGTCACAAGAATTCGGCGGAGGACGTTTTGGAGGCGGTCGGCGCTAACTGGAGGCCCGGCCGAGCGTGGTCCGGTTCCAGAGGCGTGGGGGCGAATCACAGGCGAGGCGGCAAgtcggctccggcaccccatTCGCCGGGAGGAAG ATTTGTCAACGGCGGCCCCAGGAGACGAGAGAACCCGTACCCCGCCGCCAATGCCGGCGAAGGTCTTAAC AAGAGACCGCCGCCTCGTCCGCCGACGCCCATCGAGCTGGGAGTGTCCAATTTTCCTCCCCTGGACGCCAAGAAGACGTCTCCGCCCGCCGAATCCTCGCCCGACGCCGCCGAAGACCACGACGGCGAG GCCTCCCAGAAGCTGAGCTACGCCGCCATCTGCCAGAAGACGCCCGTTAAAGAGAAGTAA
- the LOC144091553 gene encoding uncharacterized protein LOC144091553 isoform X2: MARGSSQVSVPSLTNAEDDDSMSSPVFQSPKEVRFCSEADLAEQKNEDGETCSLVTENGGLPEDQVFQPKPKQSTSPIPWKKSSSSQLDAHLNLTESSASPEAQSFKETPGSFQENQLDHLQYSTAVNPSPKEIHSFPEPQKPDVREHPDKAEDQPSRPRRDGNAKACGEVQVPRPEDEDDSSDIQTSKETLAPFQENRSEDVQSSRSAGDHLNHVPRSHSSRNPEEAHTGATLSQVSPPPVLSSDPREGESLEPPLEVEDPSTEVSPPVVSAHHSSPGWCPESDSEAALINLLDSNILTFEGTDFDGPKCPMEGTGTSVGGPPIDRAQMAPAAPEEDSKTFDDVSSEADQLDVHALMPSYEIHFTAGEDGETASDPLRQDADPSAYRAWAVSGVEDGPRAWLPTPDETAVVALRPDAVLLGAFPYSTVLPPPGPCEWAWHAGPPQVTLNPDAEVWTGCGYDYPQHTWLHIPNELQHEPTEIPSLFFPRPSPECGGSPPDPGLPVGPDLATEGEAQHLAAGDSAPSEPDAGVAVEQLRSVLEICLSREHLAKDSYLQSQMDDEQYVPIATLADLHAVKVLGADSQLVADVVQTLPWVQMSPCQQKVRPNHSQYLLILREIPSSTPRQEVEALLSVEKLPDFLSCEFVSSDNWFVTFASEADAYQAYKYLREEVRVFQGKPIMVRMKAKSTTFTSHVTPNGFGPPNVLADYQTSFLPPDAYPPLYEFAYPAWSGSGYSDRGESLEPDGVTTAAYFRPPIPRRRWRTSRPPGGADQFRSHKNSAEDVLEAVGANWRPGRAWSGSRGVGANHRRGGKSAPAPHSPGGRFVNGGPRRRENPYPAANAGEGLNKRPPPRPPTPIELGVSNFPPLDAKKTSPPAESSPDAAEDHDGEASQKLSYAAICQKTPVKEK, translated from the exons ATGGCGAGAGGAAGCTCGCAAGTCAGCGTGCCGTCGCTGACGAACGCGGAAGACGACGACTCGATGTCCTCGCCGGTTTTTCAAAGTCCCAAAGAAGTCCGTTTCTGTTCCGAAGCGGACCTGGCCGAGCAGAAGAACGAGGATGGAGAAACGTGTTCCCTAGTGACAGAAAATGGCGGCCTTCCCGAAGACCAGGTCTTCCAGCCaaagccaaaacagtccactTCGCCCATCCCGTGGAAGAAGTCTTCTTCTTCTCAACTCGATGCCCATTTAAATCTGACAGAGTCAAGTGCATCTCCAGAAGCCCAAAGCTTCAAAGAAACACCTGGCAGCTTCCAGGAAAACCAGTTGGACCACCTCCAGTATTCAACCGCAGTTAATCCAAGTCCCAAAGAAATCCATTCCTTTCCAGAACCTCAAAAACCAGATGTCAGGGAGCACCCCGACAAGGCCGAAGACCAGCCTTCACGGCCGAGACGTGACGGGAACGCAAAGGCGTGCGGGGAAGTCCAAGTTCCTCGACCGGAGGACGAAGACGACTCTTCAGATATCCAAACCTCAAAGGAAACTCTTGCCCCCTTCCAGGAGAACCGATCCGAAGACGTCCAAAGTTCGCGGTCGGCCGGTGACCATCTCAACCACGTCCCTCGTTCCCATTCGAGCCGCAATCCCGAAGAAGCCCACACCGGCGCGACTCTTTCACAAGTGTCCCCGCCTCCCGTCCTCTCGAGCGACCCCCGTGAAGGCGAAAGTTTAGAACCTCCTCTAGAGGTTGAAGATCCGAGCACAGAGGTCAGTCCGCCGGTCGTCTCCGCGCACCATTCGAGTCCCGGATGGTGTCCTGAGTCGGACTCGGAGGCGGCGCTGATAAATCTTCTCGATTCCAACATCTTAACGTTCGAGGGGACGGACTTTGATGGCCCGAAATGTCCAATGGAAGGGACGGGGACTTCGGTGGGCGGACCTCCGATCGACCGAGCGCAAATGGCCCCCGCTGCTCCAGAAGAGGATTCCAAAACTTTTGATGACGTCTCGTCGGAAGCGGACCAGCTGGACGTCCACGCGCTGATGCCGTCCTACGAGATCCACTTCACGGCGGGCGAAGACGGCGAAACGGCGTCGGATCCTCTGCGACAAGACGCCGACCCCTCGGCGTACCGCGCCTGGGCGGTCTCCGGCGTTGAGGATGGCCCCCGGGCGTGGCTCCCGACCCCCGACGAGACGGCCGTGGTGGCCCTGCGGCCCGACGCGGTTCTGCTGGGGGCCTTCCCGTACAGTACCGTCCTGCCTCCTCCTGGTCCCTGCGAGTGGGCCTGGCACGCGGGGCCCCCTCAGGTG ACCCTGAATCCGGACGCGGAGGTCTGGACCGGATGCGGCTACGACTACCCGCAACACACGTGGCTGCACATCCCGAACGAGCTGCAACATGAGCCCACTGAAATACCCTCGCTTTTTTTCCCACGCCCTTCGCCCGAATGCGGCGGTTCCCCTCCAGACCCAGGTCTGCCGGTAGGCCCGGACCTGGCAACCGAGGGCGAAGCTCAGCACCTGGCAGCGGGGGACTCGGCCCCGTCGGAACCGGACGCCG GTGTCGCCGTGGAGCAGTTGAGGTCCGTTCTGGAGATTTGCCTGAGCAG GGAGCACCTGGCCAAGGACTCGTACCTGCAGTCTCAGATGGACGATGAGCAGTACGTTCCCATAGCGACGCTGGCCGACCTCCACGCCGTCAAGGTCCTCGGCGCCGATTCGCAGCTGGTCGCCGATGTCGTTCAAA CTCTACCATGGGTCCAGATGTCACCGTGCCAGCAGAAAGTGCGTCCCAACCACAGCCAATACCTCCTCATCCTACGGGAGATCCCCAGCAGCACCCCTCGCCAGGA GGTGGAGGCGCTCCTCAGCGTCGAGAAGCTCCCCGACTTTTTGAGCTGCGAGTTCGTCAGCAGCGACAACTGGTTCGTCACCTTCGCGTCGGAGGCCGACGCCTACCAG GCCTACAAGTACCTGCGAGAGGAGGTCCGGGTGTTCCAGGGGAAGCCCATCATGGTCAGGATGAAAGCCAAATCCACCACCTTCACGTCCCACGTGACCCCAAACGGCTTCGGCCCGCCCAACGTCCTCGCCGATTACCAGACTTCCTTTTTGCCTCCCGACGCCTACCCGCCGCTTTACGAATTCGCCTACCCCGCTTGGTCCGGATCGGGGTACTCGGACCGCGGCGAG TCGCTAGAGCCCGACGGCGTGACGACGGCGGCTTACTTCCGACCTCCGATCCCGCGCCGGAGATGGAGGACCTCCAGGCCTCCGGGCGGCGCCGATCAATTCAGGAGTCACAAGAATTCGGCGGAGGACGTTTTGGAGGCGGTCGGCGCTAACTGGAGGCCCGGCCGAGCGTGGTCCGGTTCCAGAGGCGTGGGGGCGAATCACAGGCGAGGCGGCAAgtcggctccggcaccccatTCGCCGGGAGGAAG ATTTGTCAACGGCGGCCCCAGGAGACGAGAGAACCCGTACCCCGCCGCCAATGCCGGCGAAGGTCTTAAC AAGAGACCGCCGCCTCGTCCGCCGACGCCCATCGAGCTGGGAGTGTCCAATTTTCCTCCCCTGGACGCCAAGAAGACGTCTCCGCCCGCCGAATCCTCGCCCGACGCCGCCGAAGACCACGACGGCGAG GCCTCCCAGAAGCTGAGCTACGCCGCCATCTGCCAGAAGACGCCCGTTAAAGAGAAGTAA